From Pseudomonas sp. FP2335, the proteins below share one genomic window:
- the hpf gene encoding ribosome hibernation-promoting factor, HPF/YfiA family: MQVNISGHQLEVTEPLRAYIGEKLKRIEGHFDKITNVQVIMTVEKLKQKIEATLRIPGGEVVANAEHSDMYAAIDDLTDKLDRQIKKHKEKQQSLLQGTGR, translated from the coding sequence ATGCAAGTCAACATCAGTGGACACCAACTGGAAGTGACCGAACCGCTGCGCGCCTATATCGGCGAAAAACTCAAAAGAATTGAGGGGCATTTCGACAAGATCACCAACGTGCAAGTCATCATGACTGTCGAAAAGCTGAAGCAGAAAATCGAAGCCACCTTGCGTATACCCGGCGGGGAAGTAGTCGCTAATGCCGAGCATTCAGATATGTATGCCGCCATTGACGACCTGACCGACAAGCTGGATCGCCAAATCAAAAAGCATAAGGAAAAGCAGCAGAGCCTCCTCCAGGGCACAGGCCGCTAA
- the rapZ gene encoding RNase adapter RapZ, producing MRLIIVSGRSGSGKSTALNVLEDSGFYCIDNLPAGLLPELAERALIHTELAQPLVAVSIDARNLPSHLERFPQLLEEVRAKHIHCDVLYLDADEETLLKRFSETRRRHPLSSPHRSLAEAIEDETKLLGPIIDLADLKINTTGLNLYQLRDAIKLRLLNQPEPGTAFLVESFGFKRGMPVDADLVFDVRCLPNPYWKPELRDQSGLDQPVAEYLAAQPDVEEMFQDISSYLLKWLPRFAASNRAYVTIAIGCTGGHHRSVYLTERLGQLLQQTLKNVQVRHRDLS from the coding sequence ATGCGTTTGATCATCGTCAGCGGCCGTTCCGGCTCGGGTAAAAGCACCGCCCTCAACGTACTTGAGGACAGTGGCTTCTACTGCATCGACAACCTGCCCGCCGGCCTGCTGCCAGAGCTCGCGGAACGCGCGTTGATCCACACCGAGCTGGCGCAACCGCTGGTGGCCGTATCGATCGATGCCCGCAACCTGCCCAGCCACCTTGAGCGGTTCCCGCAACTGCTCGAGGAAGTTCGCGCCAAGCACATTCATTGCGATGTGCTGTACCTGGACGCCGACGAAGAGACCCTGCTAAAGCGCTTCTCTGAAACCCGTCGACGCCACCCCCTCAGCAGCCCCCATCGCTCCCTGGCAGAAGCCATCGAGGACGAAACCAAGTTGCTGGGGCCGATCATTGACCTCGCCGACCTCAAGATCAACACCACCGGGCTCAACCTGTACCAGTTGCGTGATGCCATCAAGCTGCGTCTGCTGAACCAGCCCGAGCCGGGTACGGCATTCCTCGTCGAGTCGTTTGGCTTCAAGCGCGGCATGCCGGTGGACGCCGACCTGGTGTTCGATGTGCGCTGCCTGCCCAACCCTTATTGGAAACCGGAACTGCGTGATCAGTCCGGGCTGGACCAACCTGTGGCTGAATACCTGGCGGCGCAACCGGATGTCGAGGAGATGTTCCAGGACATTTCCAGCTACCTGCTCAAATGGCTGCCGCGCTTCGCTGCAAGCAATCGGGCGTATGTCACCATTGCCATTGGCTGCACCGGCGGCCACCACCGCTCGGTCTACCTGACCGAACGCCTGGGCCAACTGCTGCAACAAACCCTCAAGAACGTCCAGGTTCGCCACCGCGACCTTAGCTGA
- a CDS encoding superoxide dismutase — MSYTLPALPYAYDALEPHIDAQTMEIHYTKHHQTYINNLNAAVEGTEFAGWPVEKLVSSVQQLPETLRAAVINQGGGHANHSLFWAVMSPQGGGKPEGALGKAIDEQVGGFESFKEAFTKAALTRFGSGWAWLSVTPQKTLVVESSGNQDSPLMNGNTPILGLDVWEHAYYLRYQNRRPEYINAFYSVINWPEVAARYQAALA; from the coding sequence ATGTCCTACACCTTGCCTGCCTTGCCTTACGCCTACGACGCCCTGGAGCCGCATATCGATGCGCAAACCATGGAGATTCACTACACCAAGCACCATCAGACCTACATCAATAACCTCAACGCTGCCGTCGAAGGCACTGAGTTCGCGGGCTGGCCGGTAGAGAAACTGGTGTCCAGTGTGCAGCAATTGCCGGAAACACTGCGCGCTGCGGTGATCAACCAAGGTGGCGGCCATGCCAACCACTCGTTGTTCTGGGCAGTGATGTCGCCACAAGGCGGAGGCAAGCCTGAGGGCGCGCTGGGCAAGGCTATCGACGAGCAAGTGGGCGGTTTCGAGAGCTTCAAGGAAGCCTTCACCAAAGCCGCACTGACCCGTTTCGGCAGCGGCTGGGCCTGGCTGAGCGTTACTCCACAAAAGACCCTGGTCGTCGAAAGCAGCGGTAATCAGGACAGCCCCCTGATGAATGGCAACACGCCAATCCTCGGCCTGGACGTGTGGGAGCATGCCTACTACCTGCGTTATCAGAACCGGCGTCCGGAATATATCAACGCGTTCTATAGCGTGATCAATTGGCCGGAAGTTGCCGCACGCTATCAGGCCGCCTTGGCCTGA
- a CDS encoding ATP-binding cassette domain-containing protein, translating into MSADNAYAVELKGLTFKRGTRSIFNNVDIRIPRGKVTGIMGPSGCGKTTLLRLMGMQLRPTAGEVWVNGQNLPTLSRSDLFDARKHMGVLFQSGALFTDLDVFENVAFPLRVHTQLSDEMIRDIVLLKLQAVGLRGAIDLMPDELSGGMKRRVALARAIALDPQILMYDEPFVGQDPIAMGVLVRLIRLLNDALGITSIVVSHDLAETASIADYLYVVGDGQVLGQGTPEELMNADNPRIRQFMTGDPDGPVPFHFPAADYRSDLLGKR; encoded by the coding sequence ATGAGTGCCGATAACGCCTACGCGGTCGAGCTGAAGGGTCTTACCTTCAAGCGCGGGACGCGCAGCATCTTCAATAACGTCGATATTCGCATTCCACGCGGCAAGGTCACGGGCATCATGGGGCCTTCCGGTTGCGGCAAGACCACCCTGTTGCGCCTGATGGGCATGCAATTGCGCCCGACTGCCGGCGAAGTGTGGGTCAACGGCCAGAACCTGCCGACGTTGTCGCGCAGCGACCTGTTCGACGCGCGCAAGCACATGGGCGTGTTGTTCCAGAGCGGCGCACTGTTTACCGATCTTGACGTTTTCGAGAACGTCGCCTTCCCGCTGCGGGTCCATACCCAACTGTCCGACGAGATGATTCGCGACATCGTGTTGCTGAAACTGCAGGCCGTAGGGCTGCGCGGTGCCATCGACCTGATGCCCGACGAGCTGTCGGGTGGCATGAAACGTCGTGTCGCCCTGGCGCGGGCTATCGCCCTCGATCCGCAGATCCTCATGTACGACGAACCTTTTGTCGGCCAGGACCCTATCGCCATGGGCGTGCTGGTGCGGTTGATCCGCCTGCTCAACGACGCGCTGGGCATTACCAGCATCGTGGTTTCCCATGACCTTGCAGAAACCGCGAGCATCGCCGATTACCTCTATGTCGTCGGCGATGGCCAAGTGTTGGGGCAGGGTACGCCTGAAGAGTTGATGAACGCCGACAACCCGCGCATTCGCCAATTCATGACCGGCGATCCCGACGGCCCGGTGCCATTTCATTTTCCGGCAGCGGACTACCGCTCTGATCTTCTGGGGAAGCGTTGA
- the ptsN gene encoding PTS IIA-like nitrogen regulatory protein PtsN — translation MIRLETILTPGRSLVNAPGGSKKKALEQIANLISREVPDLEMQDVYEALIAREKLGSTGFGNGIAIPHCRLKSCEAPVSALLHLDAPIDFDAIDGAPVDLLFVLLVPQAATDAHLELLRQIASMLDRKEVRDKLRSASSNEALYQVVLDEQNGQ, via the coding sequence ATGATTCGACTTGAAACCATCCTGACCCCCGGCCGTTCCCTCGTGAACGCGCCGGGTGGCAGTAAAAAGAAAGCCCTTGAGCAAATTGCCAACCTGATCAGCCGCGAAGTGCCTGACCTGGAGATGCAAGATGTCTACGAGGCTCTGATTGCCCGTGAAAAACTCGGCTCCACCGGTTTTGGCAACGGCATCGCCATTCCCCACTGCCGCCTCAAAAGTTGTGAGGCACCTGTCAGCGCCCTGCTGCACCTGGACGCTCCCATCGATTTCGACGCCATCGACGGCGCCCCGGTCGACCTGCTGTTTGTTCTGCTGGTCCCGCAAGCCGCCACCGATGCGCACCTGGAACTGCTCCGGCAGATCGCCAGCATGCTCGACCGCAAGGAAGTACGCGACAAACTGCGCAGTGCCAGTAGCAATGAGGCGCTGTATCAGGTAGTCCTGGATGAACAGAACGGGCAGTAA
- the lptB gene encoding LPS export ABC transporter ATP-binding protein, with protein MATLKAQHLAKAYKSRQVVRDVSLSIDSGQIVGLLGPNGAGKTTCFYMIVGLVQADQGRVLIDDLDVSHQPMHGRARAGIGYLPQEASIFRKLSVADNIMAILETRKELDRDGRRKELESLLQEFHINHIRDNLGMSLSGGERRRVEIARALATAPKFILLDEPFAGVDPISVGDIKQIIHHLKAKGIGVLITDHNVRETLDICETAYIVNDGQLIAEGDAATILANELVKEVYLGHEFRL; from the coding sequence ATGGCAACCCTGAAAGCCCAGCATCTGGCCAAGGCCTATAAAAGCCGCCAGGTCGTGCGCGACGTCAGCCTGTCGATCGACAGCGGCCAGATCGTCGGCCTGCTCGGCCCCAACGGCGCCGGCAAGACCACCTGCTTCTACATGATCGTCGGCCTGGTCCAGGCGGATCAGGGTCGCGTCCTGATCGACGACCTGGATGTCAGCCACCAGCCAATGCACGGTCGTGCACGGGCCGGTATCGGCTATCTTCCGCAAGAAGCGTCGATCTTCCGCAAACTGTCGGTGGCCGACAACATCATGGCGATCCTCGAGACCCGCAAGGAACTCGACCGTGATGGCCGTCGCAAGGAGCTGGAAAGCCTGCTGCAGGAATTCCACATCAACCACATTCGCGACAACCTCGGCATGAGCCTGTCCGGCGGCGAGCGTCGTCGTGTGGAAATCGCCCGCGCCCTGGCCACTGCGCCGAAATTCATCCTGCTGGACGAACCGTTTGCCGGCGTCGACCCGATCTCGGTCGGCGACATCAAACAAATCATCCACCACCTGAAAGCCAAGGGCATCGGTGTATTGATCACCGACCACAACGTGCGTGAAACCCTCGACATCTGCGAAACCGCATATATCGTCAACGATGGCCAGCTGATTGCCGAAGGCGACGCCGCCACGATCCTGGCCAACGAATTGGTGAAGGAAGTCTACCTGGGTCACGAGTTCCGCCTGTAA
- a CDS encoding lyase family protein yields MSNTRIERDSMGELQVPAEALYGAQTQRAVNNFPISRQRMPAQFIRALILAKAAAAKVNVDLKQISEGQGKAIVDAAQGLLEGDFMQHFPVDVFQTGSGTSSNMNANEVIATLATRLLGEAVNPNDHVNCGQSSNDIIPTTIHVSAALVLHEQTLPALLHLVQVIERKAEEVHPFIKTGRTHLMDAMPVRMSQVLNGWAQQLKANIGHLQDLLPSLQALAQGGTAVGTGINAHPEFAARFSQQLSRLTDVTFTPGKNLFALIGSQDTAVAVSGQLKATAVSLMKIANDLRWMNSGPLAGLGEIELEGLQPGSSIMPGKVNPVIPEATAMVAAQVIGNDTVITVAGQSGNFELNVMLPIIAQNLLSSLELLANSSRLLADKAIGSFKVNEAKLKEALSRNPILVTALNPIIGYQKAAEIAKKAYQQGRPVIDVALEHTDLPRSQLEVLLDPEKLTAGGV; encoded by the coding sequence ATGAGTAACACCCGTATCGAACGCGACAGCATGGGCGAACTGCAAGTGCCGGCCGAGGCCTTGTATGGCGCACAAACCCAGCGCGCGGTGAACAACTTCCCGATCAGCCGTCAACGTATGCCCGCGCAATTCATTCGCGCGCTGATCCTGGCCAAGGCTGCCGCCGCCAAGGTCAACGTCGACCTCAAGCAAATCAGCGAAGGGCAGGGCAAGGCCATTGTCGATGCGGCCCAAGGCTTGCTCGAAGGCGATTTCATGCAGCACTTCCCGGTGGATGTTTTTCAGACCGGTTCCGGCACCAGCTCCAATATGAACGCCAACGAAGTGATTGCGACCCTCGCCACACGCTTGCTGGGCGAGGCGGTCAACCCCAATGACCACGTGAACTGCGGCCAAAGCAGCAATGACATCATTCCGACCACCATCCACGTCAGCGCCGCGTTGGTCTTGCATGAGCAAACCCTGCCGGCCCTGCTGCATCTGGTACAGGTGATCGAACGCAAGGCCGAAGAAGTCCACCCGTTCATCAAGACCGGCCGCACCCACCTGATGGACGCCATGCCGGTGCGCATGAGCCAGGTACTCAATGGCTGGGCGCAGCAACTCAAGGCCAATATCGGCCATCTGCAGGACCTGCTGCCAAGCCTGCAGGCCCTGGCCCAGGGCGGCACTGCGGTCGGCACCGGGATCAACGCGCATCCGGAATTCGCCGCACGTTTCAGCCAGCAACTGAGCAGGCTGACCGACGTCACATTCACGCCGGGCAAGAACCTGTTCGCGCTGATCGGCTCCCAGGACACCGCTGTCGCCGTTTCCGGTCAGTTGAAAGCCACCGCGGTATCGCTGATGAAGATCGCCAATGATCTGCGCTGGATGAACTCCGGGCCGCTCGCCGGTCTCGGTGAAATCGAGCTTGAGGGCCTGCAGCCGGGCTCCTCGATCATGCCGGGCAAGGTCAATCCGGTGATTCCGGAAGCCACTGCCATGGTCGCGGCCCAAGTGATCGGCAATGACACGGTGATCACCGTCGCAGGCCAGTCCGGCAACTTCGAGCTGAACGTAATGCTGCCGATCATCGCCCAGAACCTGCTCAGCAGCCTCGAATTGCTGGCCAACTCCAGCCGTCTGCTGGCGGACAAGGCGATTGGCAGCTTCAAGGTCAACGAAGCCAAGCTCAAGGAGGCGTTGTCGCGTAACCCGATCCTGGTCACTGCACTCAACCCGATCATCGGTTACCAGAAGGCTGCTGAAATCGCCAAGAAGGCTTATCAGCAGGGCCGTCCGGTGATTGATGTCGCCCTGGAGCACACCGACTTGCCCCGCAGCCAACTGGAAGTCCTGCTGGACCCGGAAAAGCTCACGGCCGGCGGCGTGTAA
- a CDS encoding HPr family phosphocarrier protein yields the protein MPALEIEIINKLGLHARASAKFVGVAGQFPCQIRAGRTPESMVDGKSIMAMMMLAAGKGTRIHLKTEGEQEQEAMDALVALINNFFDEGE from the coding sequence ATGCCTGCTCTGGAAATTGAAATCATCAACAAGCTGGGGCTGCATGCCCGGGCTTCCGCGAAGTTCGTCGGCGTTGCCGGGCAGTTCCCCTGCCAGATCCGCGCGGGGCGTACGCCAGAGTCCATGGTCGATGGCAAAAGCATTATGGCCATGATGATGTTGGCCGCCGGCAAGGGCACCCGGATTCACTTGAAGACGGAAGGCGAGCAAGAGCAGGAAGCCATGGACGCCCTGGTGGCGCTGATCAACAACTTCTTTGATGAGGGTGAGTGA
- the lptC gene encoding LPS export ABC transporter periplasmic protein LptC — protein sequence MLSKKIRNFLLFGVIAALFLAVGYWNISPERFLDQPVAQVDEGAIDYYATNAYSIQFLPDGKVQYEMTSDKVEHLKATEVTLLTNPDMNIYRGTEFPWHVTSKRGEVNPDGTEVELIDSVRVARTDDKNRDTVITSSRMTVFPQKQYAQTEQDVRIDGAGGVSTGKGMKAYLKESRIHLLSNVRGQYEAR from the coding sequence ATGCTGAGCAAAAAGATTCGCAACTTCCTGTTATTCGGGGTCATCGCCGCGCTCTTCCTGGCGGTGGGCTACTGGAATATCAGCCCGGAGCGCTTTCTCGACCAGCCTGTTGCGCAGGTTGACGAAGGGGCTATCGACTATTACGCCACCAATGCCTACAGCATCCAGTTCCTGCCCGACGGCAAGGTGCAGTATGAGATGACGTCGGACAAGGTCGAGCACTTGAAGGCCACCGAAGTCACCCTGCTGACCAACCCGGACATGAACATCTACCGTGGCACCGAGTTTCCGTGGCATGTCACCAGCAAGCGTGGCGAGGTCAACCCGGACGGCACCGAAGTGGAACTGATCGACTCGGTGCGCGTCGCGCGTACCGACGATAAAAACCGTGACACCGTGATTACCAGCAGTCGTATGACCGTATTCCCGCAGAAGCAATATGCGCAGACCGAGCAAGACGTTAGAATCGACGGCGCTGGCGGGGTATCGACTGGCAAGGGAATGAAAGCGTATTTGAAAGAAAGCAGGATACACCTGCTATCGAACGTAAGAGGACAGTATGAGGCTCGTTAA
- the lptA gene encoding lipopolysaccharide transport periplasmic protein LptA, whose protein sequence is MRLVKTLPILLSLGAALGSVSAWALPNDSQQPIHISADDAQLDDKQGVATYTGGVIITQGSMKITGNTVTLTRTANGDIDVVTSVGNLAYFEQKQSPTDSGPMKGYGKTIQYHAQQNRIVLIDQAKVLSPDGNSTEGEKITYDTVKQIANAGRANGAKVTAPRPRIDMVIQPKKKAE, encoded by the coding sequence ATGAGGCTCGTTAAAACTCTCCCTATTTTGCTCAGTCTGGGCGCAGCACTGGGAAGCGTGAGCGCCTGGGCTCTGCCGAACGATAGCCAGCAACCGATCCACATTTCGGCTGACGATGCGCAACTGGACGACAAGCAAGGCGTCGCCACCTACACCGGCGGCGTGATCATCACCCAGGGCTCGATGAAGATCACCGGCAACACGGTGACCTTGACGCGTACCGCCAATGGCGACATTGACGTGGTGACTTCGGTGGGCAACCTGGCTTACTTCGAGCAGAAGCAGTCGCCGACCGACAGCGGCCCGATGAAGGGCTACGGCAAGACCATCCAGTATCACGCCCAGCAGAACCGTATTGTCCTGATCGACCAGGCCAAGGTCCTCAGCCCGGACGGCAACTCCACGGAAGGTGAGAAAATCACCTATGACACCGTGAAACAGATCGCCAACGCCGGCCGCGCCAATGGTGCCAAGGTGACTGCGCCACGTCCGCGAATCGACATGGTTATCCAGCCGAAGAAGAAGGCCGAGTAA
- a CDS encoding RNA polymerase factor sigma-54 has product MKPSLVLRMGQQLTMTPQLQQAIRLLQLSTLDLQQEIQEALESNPMLERQEEGDDFDNADPLADNIEQKPNSDVQEPSYQETAPTVDNLEEGEWNERIPNELPVDTAWEDVYQTSASSLPSNDDDEWDFTTRTSAGESLQSHLLWQLNLAPMSDTDRLIAVTLIDCINNQGYLDETLEEILEAFDPELDIELDEIEAVLHRIQQFEPAGIGARTLSECLLLQLRQLPAKTPWLVEAQRLVTDYIDLLGSRDYSQLMRRMKLKEDDLRQVIELVQSLNPRPGSQIESSEAEYVVPDVIVRKDNERWLVELNQESVPRLRVNPQYAGFVRRADTSADNTFMRNQLQEARWFIKSLQSRNETLMKVATQIVEHQRGFLEYGDEAMKPLVLHDIAEAVGMHESTISRVTTQKFMHTPRGIYELKYFFSSHVSTSEGGECSSTAIRAIIKKLVAAENQKKPLSDSKIAGLLEAQGIQVARRTVAKYRESLGIAPSSERKRLM; this is encoded by the coding sequence ATGAAACCATCGCTAGTCCTGAGAATGGGCCAGCAGCTGACGATGACACCGCAGCTGCAACAGGCCATCCGCCTGCTCCAATTGTCGACCCTGGACCTGCAACAGGAAATCCAGGAGGCCCTGGAGTCCAACCCGATGCTCGAACGCCAGGAAGAAGGCGACGACTTCGATAACGCAGACCCGCTGGCCGACAACATCGAGCAAAAACCCAATTCCGACGTGCAGGAACCTTCCTATCAGGAAACCGCCCCAACGGTGGATAACCTGGAAGAAGGTGAATGGAACGAACGCATTCCTAACGAACTTCCCGTGGATACCGCCTGGGAAGACGTCTACCAGACCAGCGCCAGCAGCCTGCCCAGCAACGATGATGATGAGTGGGACTTCACCACCCGCACGTCCGCCGGTGAAAGCCTGCAGAGCCATCTGTTGTGGCAATTGAACCTCGCGCCGATGTCGGACACCGATCGCCTGATCGCTGTGACCCTGATCGACTGCATCAACAACCAGGGCTACCTGGACGAGACGCTTGAGGAGATCCTCGAAGCGTTCGACCCGGAACTGGACATCGAACTGGACGAGATCGAAGCCGTCCTGCACCGCATCCAACAGTTCGAACCCGCCGGCATCGGCGCCCGCACCCTCAGCGAATGCCTGTTGCTGCAATTGCGCCAACTGCCTGCCAAGACGCCTTGGCTCGTTGAAGCCCAGCGCTTGGTGACCGACTACATCGACTTGCTGGGTAGCCGCGACTACAGCCAGTTGATGCGCCGCATGAAACTCAAGGAAGACGACCTGCGCCAGGTGATCGAGCTGGTACAGAGCCTCAATCCGCGCCCGGGCTCGCAGATCGAGTCCAGCGAAGCCGAATACGTGGTGCCTGACGTCATCGTGCGCAAGGACAACGAACGCTGGCTGGTGGAGTTGAACCAGGAGTCGGTGCCACGCCTGCGGGTCAACCCGCAATACGCCGGCTTTGTACGCCGCGCCGATACCAGCGCCGACAACACCTTCATGCGCAACCAGTTGCAGGAGGCCCGCTGGTTCATCAAGAGCCTGCAAAGCCGCAACGAAACCCTGATGAAAGTCGCCACCCAGATCGTCGAGCACCAGCGCGGCTTCCTGGAATACGGCGACGAAGCGATGAAACCGTTGGTGCTGCATGACATCGCCGAAGCAGTCGGCATGCACGAATCGACGATTTCACGGGTGACCACGCAGAAATTCATGCATACCCCACGGGGTATTTATGAGCTGAAATACTTTTTCTCCAGCCACGTCAGCACCTCCGAAGGCGGCGAATGCTCGTCCACGGCGATCCGCGCGATCATCAAAAAACTGGTTGCCGCGGAAAATCAGAAAAAGCCATTGAGTGACAGTAAGATCGCTGGTTTACTGGAGGCACAAGGCATTCAGGTCGCCCGTCGAACCGTCGCCAAGTACCGCGAGTCCCTCGGGATCGCGCCTTCCAGCGAGCGTAAGCGTTTGATGTGA
- a CDS encoding ZIP family metal transporter, with protein MGTETLAVSSGRMFRYAFGSLLLLAGTALLVAHGLDWLNLEPRILRALQGGAICALGTALGAVPVLVIRRMPVALSDTLLGFGAGVMLAATAFSLIVPGIAAAEGLGLSPWGASGLISVGIMLGAFGLYLVDRKVSGASPEMLVGTPDHPVIPPRIWLFVFAIIAHNIPEGMAVGVSAGGAMPDADSLAMGIALQDVPEGLVIALVLAGAGMSRIKAFLIGAASGLVEPVFAVLCAWLVSLAEVLLPLGLALAAGAMLLVVTHEVIPESRRNGHEMLASLGLCIGFCLMMVMDTALG; from the coding sequence ATGGGCACTGAAACACTGGCGGTCAGCAGCGGGCGGATGTTTCGTTATGCGTTTGGCTCGCTGCTGCTATTGGCAGGGACTGCATTGCTGGTGGCCCATGGGCTGGACTGGCTGAACCTGGAGCCGCGAATCCTGCGCGCGCTGCAAGGCGGCGCAATCTGCGCACTGGGCACGGCACTCGGTGCGGTGCCGGTGCTGGTGATTCGGCGCATGCCGGTGGCGCTCAGTGACACCTTGCTGGGTTTTGGTGCCGGGGTCATGCTCGCGGCGACGGCATTTTCGCTGATCGTGCCGGGCATCGCCGCCGCCGAAGGCCTGGGGCTTTCGCCTTGGGGGGCCAGTGGCCTGATCAGCGTTGGCATCATGCTGGGGGCATTCGGGTTGTATCTGGTTGATCGCAAGGTCTCCGGTGCCAGCCCGGAAATGCTGGTAGGCACGCCCGATCACCCGGTGATCCCGCCGCGTATCTGGTTATTCGTGTTTGCCATCATTGCCCACAACATCCCCGAAGGCATGGCCGTGGGGGTTTCGGCGGGCGGCGCAATGCCCGATGCCGACAGCCTGGCCATGGGCATTGCCTTGCAGGATGTGCCCGAAGGCTTGGTGATTGCTTTGGTGTTGGCCGGGGCAGGGATGTCGCGGATCAAGGCGTTCTTGATCGGAGCTGCTTCAGGGTTGGTCGAGCCGGTGTTCGCGGTGCTCTGCGCCTGGTTGGTAAGCCTGGCTGAAGTGCTGTTGCCGCTTGGGCTGGCGCTCGCCGCGGGGGCCATGTTGTTGGTGGTGACTCACGAGGTCATCCCCGAGTCGCGGCGCAACGGTCACGAGATGCTCGCCAGCCTGGGGTTGTGCATCGGGTTTTGTTTGATGATGGTGATGGATACCGCATTGGGCTGA
- a CDS encoding KpsF/GutQ family sugar-phosphate isomerase, producing MSQSSDLIQSAQRTIRLELEAVEGLLAHIDADFVRACEMILASKGRVVVVGMGKSGHVGNKIAATLASTGTTAFFVHPAEASHGDMGMITKDDIILALSNSGTTNEIVTLLPLIKRLGIKMISITGNPESTLAKAAEVNLNVHVAHEACPLNLAPTSSTTAALVMGDALAVALLEARGFTAEDFAFSHPGGALGRRLLLKVENVMHSGDELPHVQRGTLLKDALMEMTRKGLGMTVILEADGKLAGVFTDGDLRRTLDRTIDIHTATIDAVMTPHGKTARPEMLAAEALKIMEDHKIGALVVVDHQDHPIGALNMHDLLRAGVM from the coding sequence ATGAGCCAATCCAGCGACCTTATTCAATCCGCACAACGCACCATCCGCCTCGAGCTTGAAGCCGTAGAAGGCTTGTTGGCGCATATCGACGCAGATTTCGTACGCGCATGCGAGATGATTCTGGCCAGCAAGGGCCGCGTTGTTGTCGTCGGCATGGGCAAATCCGGCCACGTCGGCAACAAGATTGCCGCCACTCTGGCCAGCACCGGGACCACCGCATTTTTTGTGCACCCGGCCGAAGCCAGCCACGGCGACATGGGCATGATCACCAAGGATGACATCATCCTGGCACTGTCCAACTCCGGCACCACCAACGAAATCGTGACGCTGCTGCCGCTGATCAAGCGCCTGGGCATCAAGATGATCAGCATCACCGGCAACCCCGAATCGACGTTGGCCAAGGCCGCCGAAGTGAACCTCAACGTGCATGTGGCCCATGAGGCCTGCCCGCTGAACCTGGCACCGACCTCCTCCACGACCGCCGCCCTGGTCATGGGTGATGCGCTGGCCGTGGCGTTGCTGGAAGCGCGCGGGTTTACCGCCGAAGACTTCGCGTTCTCCCACCCAGGGGGCGCCCTGGGCCGTCGCCTGCTGTTGAAAGTGGAAAACGTCATGCACTCGGGCGATGAATTGCCCCACGTCCAGCGCGGCACGCTGCTGAAGGACGCGCTGATGGAAATGACCCGCAAGGGCCTGGGCATGACGGTGATCCTGGAAGCCGACGGCAAACTGGCCGGGGTATTCACCGACGGCGACTTGCGTCGCACCCTGGACCGCACCATCGACATCCATACCGCGACCATAGATGCTGTGATGACGCCCCACGGCAAGACCGCCCGCCCCGAGATGCTGGCAGCTGAAGCCTTGAAAATCATGGAAGACCACAAGATCGGCGCGCTGGTGGTGGTCGATCATCAAGACCACCCGATTGGCGCCCTGAACATGCACGACTTGCTGCGTGCGGGAGTGATGTAA
- a CDS encoding HAD family hydrolase: MTGDLLQRGKNIKLAIFDVDGVLTDGRLYFLEDGSEFKTFNTLDGQGIKMLMAAGVQTAIISGRKTPVVERRAQNLGIPHLYQGREDKLVVLDELLGQLNLSYEQVAYLGDDLPDLPVIRRVGLGMAVANAAAFVREHAHGITTARGGEGAAREFCELILRAQGSLEAAHAAYL; the protein is encoded by the coding sequence ATGACAGGCGACCTGTTGCAACGCGGCAAGAACATCAAACTGGCGATTTTCGACGTAGACGGCGTGCTGACCGATGGCCGCCTCTATTTCCTCGAAGACGGCAGCGAATTCAAGACCTTCAACACCCTCGACGGCCAAGGCATCAAGATGCTGATGGCAGCGGGCGTGCAAACGGCGATCATCAGCGGCAGAAAAACCCCGGTTGTGGAACGCCGCGCACAAAACCTGGGGATTCCTCACCTGTATCAGGGCCGCGAGGATAAACTGGTGGTCTTGGACGAGCTTCTTGGCCAACTCAACCTAAGCTATGAGCAGGTCGCCTATTTGGGCGATGACCTGCCTGACTTGCCGGTGATCCGTCGAGTCGGCCTGGGCATGGCCGTCGCCAATGCGGCAGCCTTTGTTCGCGAACACGCCCATGGCATCACCACCGCCCGCGGCGGCGAAGGTGCCGCCCGCGAGTTCTGCGAGCTGATCCTGCGCGCCCAAGGCAGCCTTGAAGCGGCCCACGCCGCCTACCTATAG